The genome window AGCGTTGAGAACGCATGTTCTTCATGACTGTCGCAGAACGGATGGCACCTGTGCTATAGGCGATGGGGTGGTGTCGGCATGGCGGGACGCTCGTAAATCACATAGGCTCTTGGCGCGCAGGTCGAACCTATGGAACGGACGTCTCTCAACCTGGCTTTTGCGCACAATCTTCATGGAAAAGTGCCGATAACCGAGGCTCCGGATGAGCGCATCGCAAGCCGTTAATTTGGTTCCTTGTTCTTCTAAAACCAGATCCCGGCTTGGCCGGGATTACCTGCGCGTCACGGCGCAACGCCTCTCTAATGGGACGAATGTCAGAACGCTATGTCCTCAGGTCTTCGGAGGAGAGCCAAAAGGAAGGTTCAGACCGCAGGAGCCGGCAAGGAGTTCATTCTCGTTGGGCAGCCGATGTAGTCGATCATCAGAAATGCGCCAGGGACAGCTGCAAGCGTGCAGCCTTCTGACCAATCAGGGCTTGAGCGCCCGTTGCGGTCAATGAAGGAGAGCTCGAACTCCTGTATTTGAGTGAAGCGCTGTATGCGAAGTCTCGGGCAATAGGACTGCTGATACTCGATGACATCCCGGTCTTCGTTGAATCCGTACGTGAGAAGCAGTGTGGTGAGCATGCCGGCAGCCTGCTTGAAGTTTCTTGGCGACCGTCCCGAACCTCTTAGAAGTTCCAGAAATTTTTGAATCAACACATCGTCGTCAACGAAGGAGGACTCACGTTCATCAGGAGTTGGCGGGATGCCATGATCGGCAGGATTAATGCCGTTCAGAAGTTCCCGGCTGAGCTCCCGGGACATGGAGACCCGTACTTCCGTGTTCGGGAAGTCGACAGTAATCTTTAAACAGTCTTTCTTCCTTAAAGACATGTAGCCCATCTCGGTCAGGATACGGATGGCCGGATCTGGCGCCACGTAATCGACGTAGTCGATGTACCTGAGGTCGCCTGCACAGACAGAGCCTGCCGTCTCGCGGAAGGCTCGGCGAATGAGGGACGCAACCAATTGGGGCCTTGGTTCCGCACGCACCCAGTGTTCCTCAAAGCCGTACTCGGGATGAGCAAGAAAACTGAGGATCGAAAATGGGTTGTAGAGCCGCTGGCGCCTGTATCCGTCGTTGAATTGATAGCCGCCGTAGCGCCGCCAGAGACTTTCCAGCAGCTGACCCATTTCGAACCACATGCCGTGCTCCCGAGCTCGCTCAAGCCACCCGTCGAAATTGTCCCGGAGCTCCTTTTCAGTAAATCCGCAGGCAAGAGCCGCGTCGCTCATCATGGTCAGGTGGTGCAGGAACTCGAACATGTCCCGCAGAGGGATTTGCGTAATCGCCGTGAAGCAGGCGAAGCGGAAGACTTTTTCTGCCGAAGCGATCATGCGGCAGAATTCGAAAAACTTTGCCCGCACGCGGCTCAACCGAGCCTTGTCCTCAAGGCTCTCCAGCCAGGGAGAGTCGTAGTTGTCTACGAGGAGCACGAACTCATGAGTCCTGAAGCCTCGAAGCCAATCCGATATCTGCAGGAGCGGCGGCCTGCGGTCGCCGTCAACGAGCTTAAAGCCTTGCCTTGAAAAGGTATCGACGATGGAGCTGTCGAAGCGCGCTTCGAAGCTTTCCGCATCCGGACTGCCGCAGAGCGAATCAAAATCGAGCCGGACGATTCGGTGAACGCGTCTCAGCTTCCAGATGCCGACGCCCTTGAGCCCTCGCAGATCCGCCGAGCCTCGGCTGAAGAGCGACTCATAGGTCGAGAGTAGTAGCGTCTTGCCGAAGCCCCGGGGACGGGCGATGTAGATCATGTTTCCGGGGATGCGGGCATTCGAGCAGATTACATCGGTCTTGTCGACGTAGATGGCACCGGATTCGCGCAGTTGAGAGAATTCAGAAATGCCGAGCGGGAGCGGACGAAGGTTCTTAGTCATAAGAGAGGCGCAAACGAAATTATTTTGTTGTAATTAGTTTATACGCTATAAAAGATCTAGCGTCAAGAATTATGTTGAGTTATAGTTTGACTGCCAGAGAAACAGATCTTTGGATTGAGAACGCTATGGTCCTCATGATTCTCGCAGGATAGATGGCACCTGTGCTAGAGGCGAGGAGGTGGTGTCGGCATAGCGGGACGCCCGTTAATCACATAGGCTCTTGGCGCGCAGGTCGAACCTATGGAACGGGCGTCTCTCAGCACAACCGCTTTCAAACAGCTTTCGCATCCCGATTTGGCCACGTACCCGGGCCTGTAGGATGGGGTCTCAGGGGGACGCGGAGGCTGGGTGCTCGCAGCAATCAAGGCGTTCGACACGCAGGCTCTGCGCCTTGAGGACGGGCACCAATCTGATAATTGAGTCCGTTCGTTTAACGGGATGCAATCGACTCCCACGCTTCTTCGGCTAGTGGTAGAAGATTCGTGCGTAGACGCCGCAGTAAAGAGAGCTGAGCTGCGTTCATCCGATTGCATCCCGAAAGCCCAATGGGATTGCTGAACATAACTCAATAGGTTCGCACATAGGACTGCCGTGGGCACCCTGAAACAGGTGAGGAACTCCGCGTCCCGGGAGACATGGCGCTCTCCCGGAAAGAGACGGAGTCGCTGCCGGAAGAGACGAACAGTTCCGCGCAGTTCGCTGTCTGATGTTTGTGCTGATGATTCCGACGCACCGAAGCGTCCTGTATCCGGATCAAGAACTTTGACCGGAAAGAGTATACGAAGATCCTATAGGGGAAGGGCGGTCCTCGCTTAATGTTGTTAACGGGCAGCAAAAATGAGACTGCTAACCCACAGCGATAATGAGACTTTTTCTGCCCCTCTGGGTGACACCAGCAATCGGCAAGAGTTTCACAACAGCGCTGATCTTTTCAAGGAGGCGAAAAGCTACACAGCGGCTTTTCTGGTAACGCGCGAGCTCGCGGATTGGTTTGCGGGCATTGTGCTGGCCGAGCGCTCCACTTCGGCACCTGGCGGCGGTACCGGCATTTAGCCTACGGGCACTGAGGCAAGCTCTGTCAAGCGAACGTGGAATAAACGAGCGCGGCCTTCAGACGCGCGAAGCTTTATGCCGCGAAAGTCGCTTGACAGAAATCCCTGAGATATCATTTAGTTAAGGCGGATGCATCCAAGCGCAGCGCGCGGTGCATTCGCCTTAACGACCCACCATCTCAACGGTGCTTCAACCGTTGAGTTATCTCTTGGGCTTCAACTTTTCCTTGGCTGCTGCAATACGAGCATTGATTGCTTTCGCTTCTTCGATCTTTCGGTTCAGTTCCTCCCGTTTCGCCATCGCTTTCAGAGCCGATCTCCTTTGCATTTCGTGCCAGGGGCTCTTTTGCGTCGTTTCTGAGTCTCCTTTCTTTTGACGCCCCACTTCATCAACGCGGTGATTCAGTGTCTTGGCCGTTTCTTCCGGTGTTGCGACTGACATTTTCAATTTCGTTCTGTCGTGTTCCGTGAATTCGAGCACGTGGTAGCGTTTTCGGATTCTCGGCCCCTCTTTGGTGATCCGCTTGCGATGTTCAACCTCGTCGCACCAGAGGATTTCCACCCGCCCATCGGCATACTCCAGCAGATTGCACTCAGTCTTCATCATTGCTCCCCTCATGGAGCGGCCCACCCCGACAATCTGCAGTGTCTTGCTGCCGTAGGACACCGTCAGGTTCCTGCTGATCATACGTGTATGCCATCTGGCAAAGATCTGCTCAATGCGTTCTTTCGTTTCCTCCAGCAGCGGCGCGTGGCTATCCTTAGAGTCAGCGGGAGCAATTGCGAATTCTTGGTTATAGCTCGCCAGCAATTCCGGCATTCGTGAATTTGCTTCCGCCATATTTCTGATGCCCAGCACACGGAACTCTTTTGGCCATCGTCCCTGCAGCGTGCTGAATGTTCGCTCGACCCGCCCTTTGGCTTCTGGCGAATTAGCCCGTATCCCCGTTACCCCCAACTCCCGACAGACTCTTTGAAATTGTGTTTCCTCGGATTTTCCGCTCTTCGAGGGATTTACTGGGGCAAAGATGGAATGTCTGTCGCTGTACAGAGCCCATGGAATCCCATATTTTTCAATGTACTTATTCAGCAACTGAAGATATCCTTCAGATGTTTCTGTTGGATAGAAGCCGGCGACCATGATGCGGCTTGTTGCGTCATCGACAAAGATGAGAAGCGCGTAGCTGTTATCGTCTCCGGTTCCCTCGAACCATGGATGCGGACTGCCGTCAATTTGAATCAGTTCCCCAACGCTCGATCTGCGGCGGCGCAGCTTATGCGCGGTCGACCTGCGCTCCTTTGGAGTTTCTTCCGGACGAAGTGTTGTCAGGATTCGTCGTACCGTTTCAACGGAGACCTCAATACCCTCAATGAGCAAATACTTATGCAGGAGGGTTGCCTGGAAGCCCTCATATTTGCCTGTTGCAAACTCGATGATCCTCGCTCTGATCTGCGGATCGAGCTTATTGGCCGGAACACGATTCCCTTGACCGGTATGTGAGGGCAGCCGACCTGTCTCTCGCCAGTTCTTGAGATGCCGCATAAACGTGCTGCGAGGCATCTGCATCAATGTCTTGGCATCCTCAACGCTATAGAGATGCCTTTCGTAGCCTTCAAAAATTTCCTGAGGTGTCAGCCGAGGGATTTCGGACTCAACAACAGAAGGGCCCCGAGACTTTCTTGCTTGTTTCGACATAGCAGTCTCCTTGGTAATTAAGCCGAAGGGATTTCGACTTAATATCCAAGGAATACATTATGTTAAGAGGAAATACCATTGTCGATATTCAGCATATTCAGTAGTCTCATGCAGAGGTATCCTGTCTTATTGCTGTGGTATCTCATCTCATTTCGTCATGGCATCGGGTCCCATTCATTTGTATGCAGTTCTGCCGCTGGGGCAAGTAGTCTCAGTGCAGAGGTAAAGCTGACCAAGAGTGGTATGCCGTCTCATTCAGAGCGGTTTGCAGTCTCAATCCCTGTGGTAATCCATCTCTCTTTACGGAGGTATCGGGTCTCAGTGGTAATGGGTCTCGTGGTAGCGGAGGTATCCAGGCCAACAGGATGTTGGTATATCGTCCCGGTCAGATACGGTATATGGTCTCAAATCCTTGGCGTATCACGTCTCAAAGTCGTTGGCTAAACAGTCTCGTTTACGCTGACCGTTAACAGCGGTCCTCGCTTAATGTGGCTCCGCTCAGGAGAATCCCCTGAAACTCACGGGAATCAGCGAGCCGACGGCTTTCCGCGACCTGTGCCGTACCTTTGCTGCCAGACTCCCGGACCGCAAAATCGTCATCGCAACCATCCGGTAGCTCATGCGGAGCGCCAGCAGCGTGGCCACTGCAAAGTACGATCGGCGCGGTGATCATAAGCGGCGTACGGCAATAGAGATAATCTAGAGATTTCCAAAAAATAGGGATCATTGCATTTAAAGCTCAAGGATTGAGCTCTAAAACTGCTAGACTTACATGATCCACGGGGAGGTTTTGTTCGGACCGTTCCAAGCCGCCTTGACTGTAGAAGTGTGCAGCTGTCGTTTTCGCGCCCAGTGGCCTTAAGAACGACAAAGTTTTTGGCTCTTTCGGGCCAGAACGACGCTGTTGCGCCGATGCGTCGAGCCTAGCCGATAAAATTCGTGAAGGCGAAAAGGCGATACGAAAACGGCCACCGACTGGAACTCGGTAGCCGCTCTCAAATAAGGGAGTTGGTTATGCAGACCACTCACTTCCCTGTTGGGGACATTATTGCACAGGCGGGCAAACACCTGCAAGGCGGGAATACGATCATCGTCCTGGATCTCAGCGGTCTAACGGCCGCAGCTCTCATCGTGATCGCTCTCGTCGGTGTTGTTCTTGCGATCGTTGCGATGTATGGAATTCTCTCGGCTAAGCCCAGGCACGGCAAACGTTCTGAGTAGTGTTGAGAGAACAGAACAGTAAGCTTTGGAAACTACATCAGGGAGGCCCTTGCCCAATAAGCAGGGCCTTTTTTCCCCTTAAGCGGTTAAGTCCATGCGGGAGGCGTATGGGAAGTTCATATGCTTTTAGAGATGAAAATGTGGCGTCCAAGTTGCTCAACATAATAATCGTTATGTTGAATAATACTTTTCCGGGCTTCTGAGCACCAAAATCAAGTACAGGTCTCAAGCCTGGAAAAACTCAGTCGAAATCAATTCGCGTTCACCGTTAGCGTCGAAGCTAGACTTGCTGGTATTGACTCCATTCCCGTTTCGGCAATTATTATGGTCGACACCATTCAGATCCGCGGCGCGCGCGTTCACAATCTCAAGAACATCAATGTCGATGTGCCCCTCGGCAAAATCGTGGCCGTTTCCGGCCTCTCGGGTTCGGGCAAATCATCGCTCGCGCTGGGAATCCTATATTCCGAAGGTTCGAGGCGCTACCTTGAAGCGCTTTCGACCTATACGCGCCGGCGCATGACGCAGGCTCCAAAAGCGGATGTCGACGAAGTCCTCCACGTTCCGGCTGCGCTGGCACTCCGCCAGCGGCCCGGGATCCCCGGGATTCGGAGCACCTTCGGCACCGGTACCGAGCTTTTGAACAGCCTGCGCTTAATGTTCTCGCGCCTCGCGAGCCACCGCTGCCCGAACGGCCACTACGTGCCGCCGAGCCTCAATGTTGCAGCCGGGAAGCCCCTCAAGTGCCCCGTCTGCGGCACGGAATTCTATGCGCCGTCTGCAGAGGATCTCGCCTTCAACAGTCAGGGTGCCTGCCGGACCTGCGGCGGCACCGGCATCGTGAGAACCGTCGACCGCTCCACGCTTGTTCCGGATCCGAATCTCACGATTGACGAAGGCGCAGTCGCTCCCTGGAACTCGCTCATGTGGTCCCTGATGACGGACGTCTGCCGGGCCATGGGCGTGCGGACCGACGTTCCCTTCAAGAACCTTACTGAAAAGGAAAAGGACATCGTCTTCAACGGCCCGGCCGTCAAGAAGCACATCTTCTACAAGCCGAAGCACTCCGACATCCAGACGGCGGGCGAACTCGACTTCACCTACTACAACGCCGTCTACACGGTTGAAAATGCGCTCGCCAAGGTGAAGGACGATGCCGGCATGAAGCGCGTTGCGAAGTTCCTTAAGGAAGACGTCTGTCCTGACTGCCATGGCTCCCGCATCTCGGAAGCCGCACGGGCTCCGCGTCTCTGCGGCATCGGTCTCGACGACGCCTGCCGCATGACGCTCTCTGAGCTGGCTCTTTGGGTCAAGGGCGTACCGGAGACGCTCCCCGGAGCGATGCGTCCGATGGCTGAGAGCATCTGCGCCTCCTTTCTTGAGACAGCAAAGCGCCTCCTCGACCTGGGACTCAGCTACCTGACGCTCGATCGCTCCGCCGCCTCGCTTTCAACGGGCGAACGGCAGCGCATGCAGCTCGCGCGCGCCGTTCGCAACAGAACGACGGGCGTGCTCTACGTGCTTGATGAACCTTCAATCGGCCTTCATCCGGCGAATATCAAGGGCTTGATCGGCGTGATGAACGACTTGATCAACGACGGCAACTCCGTCGTTCTCGTCGACCATGACGCGCAGATTTTGAATGCCGCGGACTGGATGATCGAAATGGGACCGAAAGCCGGTGCCGGCGGCGGCACGGTTGTCGCAGAGGGGCCGCTTGAGGCAATCGAAGCCGACCCGAAGAGCCTGATCGGCCCATTCCTTTCCGGCCAAACCATCCGCAGCCGCGAGGTGACCCCGAAGGAACATATGTTCGACCTCGGCGTCATATCCATGGAAACCGACAGGATCCATACGGTGCATCCGCTCTCCGTGAGGATCCCCAAGGGACGCCTTACGGTCGTCACCGGCGTTTCGGGTTCCGGGAAGTCAACCCTCATCCTCGAATCGCTTGTGCCGGCGCTCCTCAGCAAACTCGCCGGGAAGCCCCTCCCCGCTCACGTCAAATCCATCGATGCACCCGATATCCGGCAGGTGAAGCTCATTGACGCATCCCCCATCGGAATCAACGTACGTTCTACCGTTGCCACCTATGCGAACGTGCACGATGAATTGAGGAAGGTTTTTGCACGAACGGAAGACGCAAAAGCGCTCGGCTGGAAATCAAACGACTTTTCTTACAACACCGGAAAGCTCCGGTGCCCGGTCTGCGACGGCACCGGCATCGTGAGCCTCGACGTTCAGTTCCTGCCTGATGTCGACGTCCCCTGCCCTGAATGCCGGGGATCGCGCTATGCGGATGATACCATGAAGGTAAAGCACCGGAACAGGGAGAATGAAGGCTATTCGCTCCCCGAAATCATGGCGATGGACATCACGAGCGCCCTGAAGGCCTGCGACGGCCTCAAGCTCGTTTCCCAGCGTCTGAAGGTCCTCGAGGACCTGGGGCTCGGCTACCTGACGCTCGGCGAAGCGACTCCCCTCCTCTCAGGCGGTGAGGCGCAGCGCCTCAAGCTCGCCTCTGAAATGGGAAAGACTCAGTCAGATGCCGTCTTTGTTTTCGACGAGCCGACGATCGGCTTGCATCCGCTCGACGTCATGACGCTCCTCAAGGTTTTCCAGAGGCTTATCGAAAACGGCGCAACCGTGATCGTGATCGAGCACGACCTTGACGTCATCAGGAACGCCGACTGGATTATTGACCTCGGTCCCGGCGGAGGCACGGAAGGCGGACGCATTGTCGTAGCGGGCACTGCAGTCGACATCAGAGAAACGCCGGAGAGCCGGACCGGCAGGTTCATTTGAATTTTCGAATGAACGGCCCATGCCACACGCTTCCATTCCAGGAATCATACGGCGGTTTTAGAAAGATCACACCGAAAGAAAAGAGCGTGCACGAGTTTCTTGAGTATCTCTTTAAGCGAATGCTCTTCTTTTAGGAACAAAATAATACATCAGAATGGATGAACACCTTATTGAAGGAAGAACAATGACTGAAAAATACGTTTTGCTCACGGTTGAGCTTTCTCCGGAAGAGAAAAAGACTTTCTCTGAGATCGCGAATTCATTGGGATTCAGCGAGGCAGAAGTACTCATGATGCTTGTCCATCAATTTATTGAATGCAAGGAATTACCTTTCGTTTTCCATTGTTATCCGAAGATAAACTATAAAAATCCGAATCTCCTTCATGCTCATCTTAACGA of Sutterella faecalis contains these proteins:
- a CDS encoding AAA family ATPase — encoded protein: MTKNLRPLPLGISEFSQLRESGAIYVDKTDVICSNARIPGNMIYIARPRGFGKTLLLSTYESLFSRGSADLRGLKGVGIWKLRRVHRIVRLDFDSLCGSPDAESFEARFDSSIVDTFSRQGFKLVDGDRRPPLLQISDWLRGFRTHEFVLLVDNYDSPWLESLEDKARLSRVRAKFFEFCRMIASAEKVFRFACFTAITQIPLRDMFEFLHHLTMMSDAALACGFTEKELRDNFDGWLERAREHGMWFEMGQLLESLWRRYGGYQFNDGYRRQRLYNPFSILSFLAHPEYGFEEHWVRAEPRPQLVASLIRRAFRETAGSVCAGDLRYIDYVDYVAPDPAIRILTEMGYMSLRKKDCLKITVDFPNTEVRVSMSRELSRELLNGINPADHGIPPTPDERESSFVDDDVLIQKFLELLRGSGRSPRNFKQAAGMLTTLLLTYGFNEDRDVIEYQQSYCPRLRIQRFTQIQEFELSFIDRNGRSSPDWSEGCTLAAVPGAFLMIDYIGCPTRMNSLPAPAV
- a CDS encoding ISNCY family transposase codes for the protein MSKQARKSRGPSVVESEIPRLTPQEIFEGYERHLYSVEDAKTLMQMPRSTFMRHLKNWRETGRLPSHTGQGNRVPANKLDPQIRARIIEFATGKYEGFQATLLHKYLLIEGIEVSVETVRRILTTLRPEETPKERRSTAHKLRRRRSSVGELIQIDGSPHPWFEGTGDDNSYALLIFVDDATSRIMVAGFYPTETSEGYLQLLNKYIEKYGIPWALYSDRHSIFAPVNPSKSGKSEETQFQRVCRELGVTGIRANSPEAKGRVERTFSTLQGRWPKEFRVLGIRNMAEANSRMPELLASYNQEFAIAPADSKDSHAPLLEETKERIEQIFARWHTRMISRNLTVSYGSKTLQIVGVGRSMRGAMMKTECNLLEYADGRVEILWCDEVEHRKRITKEGPRIRKRYHVLEFTEHDRTKLKMSVATPEETAKTLNHRVDEVGRQKKGDSETTQKSPWHEMQRRSALKAMAKREELNRKIEEAKAINARIAAAKEKLKPKR
- a CDS encoding excinuclease ABC subunit UvrA — translated: MVDTIQIRGARVHNLKNINVDVPLGKIVAVSGLSGSGKSSLALGILYSEGSRRYLEALSTYTRRRMTQAPKADVDEVLHVPAALALRQRPGIPGIRSTFGTGTELLNSLRLMFSRLASHRCPNGHYVPPSLNVAAGKPLKCPVCGTEFYAPSAEDLAFNSQGACRTCGGTGIVRTVDRSTLVPDPNLTIDEGAVAPWNSLMWSLMTDVCRAMGVRTDVPFKNLTEKEKDIVFNGPAVKKHIFYKPKHSDIQTAGELDFTYYNAVYTVENALAKVKDDAGMKRVAKFLKEDVCPDCHGSRISEAARAPRLCGIGLDDACRMTLSELALWVKGVPETLPGAMRPMAESICASFLETAKRLLDLGLSYLTLDRSAASLSTGERQRMQLARAVRNRTTGVLYVLDEPSIGLHPANIKGLIGVMNDLINDGNSVVLVDHDAQILNAADWMIEMGPKAGAGGGTVVAEGPLEAIEADPKSLIGPFLSGQTIRSREVTPKEHMFDLGVISMETDRIHTVHPLSVRIPKGRLTVVTGVSGSGKSTLILESLVPALLSKLAGKPLPAHVKSIDAPDIRQVKLIDASPIGINVRSTVATYANVHDELRKVFARTEDAKALGWKSNDFSYNTGKLRCPVCDGTGIVSLDVQFLPDVDVPCPECRGSRYADDTMKVKHRNRENEGYSLPEIMAMDITSALKACDGLKLVSQRLKVLEDLGLGYLTLGEATPLLSGGEAQRLKLASEMGKTQSDAVFVFDEPTIGLHPLDVMTLLKVFQRLIENGATVIVIEHDLDVIRNADWIIDLGPGGGTEGGRIVVAGTAVDIRETPESRTGRFI
- a CDS encoding ribbon-helix-helix domain-containing protein — its product is MTEKYVLLTVELSPEEKKTFSEIANSLGFSEAEVLMMLVHQFIECKELPFVFHCYPKINYKNPNLLHAHLNDKGRLIVPNAWKDEDE